The Drechmeria coniospora strain ARSEF 6962 chromosome 02, whole genome shotgun sequence genome has a segment encoding these proteins:
- a CDS encoding MOSC domain-containing protein, whose translation MTHPLEDMHVTLPVNLSAPFEVDKLLEVRTSGMKKMAGLNIESGIDKKPCPGPMRITKLGLEGDEHDPTFHGGLDKAILGYCSSHYDAWRQSYPERSDRFVPGGFGENFVTACMNERNVCIGDIIAVGPDVLLQVSLPRQPCFKLNHRFSLKNFAPETYRTSRTGWYYRVKREGTVRVGDELRLVERAWPQWTVARVQEYLHRDKDNLEMNRQLAEVDALGDESRGQFRKRVARAMSKSKPAEEGLWKDYKITGRRMETARVVSLVMEAVNPDPESDISLLGAHARMKLPGGLVRSYSVVAGGEGGAGSPNTLEFGIALAENSRGGSRHLHESAKVGDVLQVGRITAAIGLASAASNHCFIAGGIGLTAFLALIQGMHSIHFNYRLHYAVRSEEDIPFKGRLAAFGENVVLYDKSKGERMNIKDIVKSLTWNSHLYVCGPERMMEATKVEVEASGMPQNEVHYEAFAADVSGDPFEVELGGLRKGRVLKVGADESLLEVLQRERPDFPSSCEVGNCGTCKVRVTSGCVDHRGTALLPEEKETSMLSCVSRGIGRITIEI comes from the exons ATGACGCACCCTTTGGAGGACATGCATGTGACTTTGCCGGTGAACCTGTCGGCGCCGTTCGAGGTTGACAAACTTCTGGAAGTGCGCACCTCGGGGATGAAGAAGATGGCAGGCTTGAACATCGAATCTGGCATCGACAAGAAACCTTGCCCTGGTCCCATGAGAATCACGAAGCTCGGACTGGAAGGGGACGAGCATGATCCGACCTTCCACGGCGGCCTGGACAAGGCAATCCTTGGAT ATTGCTCGTCGCACTACGACGCCTGGCGACAGTCGTATCCCGAGCGGAGCGACAGGTTCGTCCCCGGCGGCTTCGGTGAAAACTTCGTGACGGCCTGCATGAACGAGCGAAACGTCTGCATCGGCgacatcatcgccgtcgggccCGACGTTCTTCTTCAGGTGTCCCTCCCTCGACAGCCGTGCTTCAAGCTCAACCACCGCTTCTCCCTCAAGAACTTTGCGCCCGAGACGTACCGGACGAGCCGAACGGGCTGGTACTATCGGGTCAAGCGTGAAGGTACCgtccgcgtcggcgacgagctgcgcctcgtcgagagAGCTTGGCCGCAGTGGACCGTCGCCCGCGTCCAGGAGTACCTGCACCGTGACAAGGATAACCTCGAGATGAACCGACAGCTCGCCGAAGTCGACGCGCTAGGCGACGAGAGCCGAGGCCAGTTTCGGAAGAGGGTCGCCAGGGCGATGAGCAAGTccaagccggccgaggagggttTGTGGAAAGACTACAAGATCACGGGTCGCAGGATGGAGACGGCGAGGGTCGTGTCGCTCGTCATGGAGGCCGTCAATCCGGATCCCGAGTCGGACATCTCCCTCCTCGGCGCGCATGCGAGAATGAAGCTTCCCGGTGGCCTCGTCCGATCCtactccgtcgtcgccggcggagaAGGGGGCGCCGGCAGCCCCAATACGCTCGAGTTCGGCATTGCGCTCGCGGAAAACAGCCGAGGCGGCTCCCGCCACCTGCACGAGTCAGCCAAGGTCGGTGACGTCTTGCAAGTGGGCAGGATAACGGCGGCCATCGGGCTCGCCAGCGCGGCGAGCAACCACTGCTTCATCGCAGGGGGCATCGGCCTAACGGCCTTCCTCGCGCTCATCCAAGGCATGCATTCGATCCACTTCAACTACCGGCTCCACTACGCCGTACGATCGGAGGAGGATATCCCTTTCAAGGGCCGGCTGGCGGCTTTCGGGGAGAACGTCGTCCTATATGACAAGTCCAAGGGCGAGAGGATGAACATCAAGGACATTGTCAAGTCGCTCACCTGGAACAGTCACCTCTACGTCTGCGGCCCCGAGCGAATGATGGAGGCGACAAAGGTGGAGGTTGAGGCGAGTGGCATGCCGCAGAATGAGGTCCACTACGAGGCCTTTGCTGCCGACGTTTCCGGGGACCCGTTCGAGGTGGAGCTGGGCGGCCTCCGAAAGGGGCGCGTCCTGAaggtcggtgccgacgagagcTTGCTGGAGGTGCTGCAACGCGAACGGCCAGACTTTCCATCCAGCTGCGAGGTCGGGAACTGCGGCACCTGCAAGGTCAGGGTCACGAGCGGGTGCGTGGACCACAGAGGCACGGCACTTCTGCCCGAGGAGAAGGAAACATCGATGCTGTCGTGCGTGAGCCGCGGGATTGGACGCATCACAATAGAGATCTAG
- a CDS encoding TPR domain protein: MYTYTDKPPGSTPHHTFATVTTSSPRRAADSNRRRSGIAACLDPKLRPAMDSYYDLGTLHRPVSTASAVAQKWFDRGLVWCYGFNHEEAARCFERAIARDSGCAIAYWGVAYALGPNYNKPWDLFGRRERQTTAERTHRAVEQARALSSKASAVERALIEALQHRYPASRAPAKPDFCIWNGAYADAMSAVAARFPDDLDVATLYADAIMNMTPWNLWDIRTGEPAREARTLEVRRVLERALGLPGGDEHPGLLHLYIHLMEMSSTPEVAMPYADRLRGLVPDAGHLNHMPSHLDILVGDYARAVEANTDAVRADELFLKRDGPMNFYTLYRSHDYHFRLYSAMFAAQSRVALETVDMLEASVSEELLRVEVPPMADWLEAFLAMRVHALIRFGRWRDILAIKLPEDQDLYCVTTALVHYARGMALAALGRVDEAAAARDLFRESVPRVKPSRTLFNNKCVDILCVAEAMLDGEVEYRAGNYDAAFAHLRESIVRYDGLPFDEPWGWMQPARHAYGALLLEQGRVEEALAVYRADLGLDETLPRVHRHPNNVWALHGYHECLQRLRRTSEAEQVQPLLKAALALADVPVNSSCYCRTVQPKI, translated from the coding sequence atgtacacttacaccGACAAACCTCCCGGATCCACCCCCCATCACACCTTCGCCACCGTCACCACCAGCTCCCCTCGCAGAGCGGCGGATAGCAACCGACGTCGCAGCGGCATCGCAGCATGTCTCGACCCAAAACTCCGGCCGGCCATGGACAGTTACTATGACCTCGGCACCCTGCACCGGCCCGTGAGCACGGCGAGCGCCGTGGCCCAGAAGTGGTTCGACCGTGGCCTCGTTTGGTGCTACGGCTTCAAccacgaggaggcggcccgCTGCTTCGAGCGAGCCATCGCCCGCGACAGCGGCTGCGCCATCGCCTACTGGGGCGTCGCCTACGCCCTCGGGCCCAACTACAATAAGCCGTGGGACCTCTTCGGCCGTCGTGAGCgccagacgacggcggagcgGACCCAtcgcgccgtcgagcaggcgagGGCCCTCTCGTCcaaggcctcggccgtcgagcgggCGCTGATCGAGGCTCTCCAGCATCGCTACCCCGCGAGCCGCGCGCCGGCGAAGCCCGACTTCTGCATCTGGAACGGCGcctacgccgacgccatgagcgccgtcgccgcccgcttccccgacgacctcgacgtcgccaccctgtacgccgacgccatcatgAACATGACGCCCTGGAACCTCTGGGACATCCGAACCGGCGAGCCCGCGCGCGAGGCCCGCACCCTCGAGGTTCgccgcgtcctcgagcgGGCCCTCGGCCtgcccggcggcgacgagcaccCGGGCCTCCTGCACCTCTACATCCACCTCATGGAGatgtcctcgacgcccgaggTCGCCATGCCCTACGCCGACCGGCTGCGCGGCTTGGtgcccgacgccggccacctCAACCACATGCCGAGCCACCtcgacatcctcgtcggcgactacgcgagggccgtcgaggccaacaccgacgccgtccgcgccgacgagctcttCCTGAAGCGCGACGGGCCCATGAACTTCTACACCCTCTACCGCAGCCACGACTACCACTTCCGCCTCTACTCGGCCATGTTTGCCGCCCAGTCGAGGGTCGCCCTCGAGACCGTCGACATGCTCGAGGCCAGCGTCTCCGAGGAGCTGCTGCGCGTCGAGGTGCCGCCCATGGCCGACTGGCTCGAGGCCTTCCTCGCCATGCGCGTCCACGCCCTCATCCGCTTCGGCCGCTGGCGGGACATCCTCGCCATCAAGCTGCCCGAGGACCAGGACCTCTACTGCGTCACGACCGCCCTCGTCCACTACGCGCGCGgcatggccttggccgccctcggccgcgtagacgaggccgccgccgcgcgcgACCTCTTTCGAGAGTCCGTCCCGCGCGTGAAGCCGTCCCGGACGCTCTTCAACAACAAGTGCGTCGACATCCTctgcgtcgccgaggccatgctcgacggcgaggtcgagtaCCGCGCCGGCAACTACGACGCCGCCTTCGCCCACCTGCGCGAGTCCATCGTCCGCTACGACGGCCTACCCTTTGACGAACCGTGGGGGTGGATGCAGCCGGCCCGCCACGCCTAcggcgccctcctcctcgagcagggccgcgtcgaggaagcgctgGCCGTCTACAgggccgacctcggcctcgatgaAACCCTGCCACGCGTCCATCGCCACCCGAACAACGTCTGGGCGTTGCACGGCTATCACGAGTGCCTGCAGCGGTTGAGAAGGACCTCGGAGGCCGAGCAGGTTCAGCCCCTCCTCAAGGCCGCGCTCGCCCTGGCCGACGTGCCCGTGAACTCGTCGTGCTACTGCAGGACTGTGCAGCCCAAGATATAG
- a CDS encoding Peptidase S8 — translation MVGVKTVAALLLAALPFGTSSPVPVAAPGGSNKYIVKLKDGIRSRELATHLEWVNDVHARSIGRRHLDLSGLDKKFEIGNFNAYSGAFDDATIEEIRNKPEVSYVEPDQVWTLFETAMQNKKTQFNSTYGLATLSHRKPGSRNYVYDSSAGEGGYVYVIDSGVNIDHVEFQGRATRGYNAAGGEFIDGIGHGTHVSGVVAGKRFGVAKKANIIDVKVFMDHSSQTSTILDGFQWAVADIAAKGRRGRAVINMSLGGIISEAFDEAVENAFQSGILSIVAAGNEYQDASNLSPARAPNALTVGAVDEDWLAWRGFGSQGSNYGPAVDIHAPGKDILSSWIGSTTATRSDTGTSMAAPHVAGLAIYLAILEGITDPAALTSRIKELGTRDSTENLPKNTVNLLANNGSED, via the exons ATGGTCGGCGTCAAGACAGTCGCGGCTCTGCTGCTCGCGGCGTTGCCCTTTGGTACCTCCAGCCCCGTGCCTGTCGCGGCCCCAGGCGGTTCAAACAAATACATCGTCAAACTCAAGGACGGCATCCGTAGCCGCGAACTCGCCACCCATCTCGAATGGGTCAACGACGTTCACGCCCGCAgcatcggccgtcgccatctcgACCTTTCCGGCCTCGACAAGAAGTTTGAGATTGGCAACTTCAACGCCTACTCGGGTGCTTTTGACGACGCCACCATAGAGGAGATTCGCAACAAGCCCGAG GTTTCCTACGTTGAACCGGACCAGGTCTGGACCCTGTTCGAGACGGCGATGCAGAACAAGAAGACGCAGTTCAACTCCACGTACGGGCTGGCGACTCTCTCTCACCGCAAGCCCGGCTCCAGGAACTACGTCTACGACTCAAGTGCCGGAGAGGGCGGCTATGTGTATGTAATCGACAGCGGCGTCAACATCGACCACGTCGAATTCCAAGGCCGCGCCACGAGGGGTTACaacgcggccggcggcgagttcatcgacggcatcggccatgGGACCCACGTCTCCGGTGTCGTTGCCGGCAAGAGGTTCGGCGTCGCCAAAAAGGCAAACATAATCGACGTCAAGGTCTTTATGGATCATTCTTCGCAAACCTCcaccatcctcgacggcttccagTGGGCTGTCGCCGACATTGCTGCCAAGGGGCGCCGGGGCCGGGCCGTCATCAACATGTCCCTCGGTGGTATCATCTCGGAGGCCTttgacgaagccgtcgagaACGCGTTCCAGTCCGGGATCCTCAGCATTGTTGCCGCCGGCAACGAGTACCAAGACGCCTCCAACCTGTCGCCCGCTCGTGCGCCCAACGCCCTGAcagtcggtgccgtcgacgaagatTGGCTGGCCTGGCGTGGATTCGGCTCCCAGGGGTCCAACTACGGACCTGCCGTCGACATTCACGCCCCTGGAAAGGACATCCTGTCCTCCTGGATCGGCTCGACGACAGCCACCCGATCGGACACGGGCACCTCCATGGCCGCTCCCCACGTTGCTGGTCTTGCCATTTACCTCGCCATTCTCGAGGGCATTACCGACCCTGCCGCCTTGACGAGTCGCATCAAAGAGCTCGGCACCAGGGACAGCACCGAGAATCTCCCGAAAAACACGGTCAACCTGTTGGCCAACAACGGCAGCGAGGACTGA
- a CDS encoding putative cutinase, with protein sequence MRFPLLAVLAAASVLAHPADLHELDARSWPDVTAFLAKVAALFPVNVAIQEICGAITAAEVGIATFFRIPLDRYDGCGDVTMLFARGTCDAGNVGVLTGPWFFKTLADKLWWSRRSLAVQGFEYPATVDGYFKGSKDNGWVFANVIKNKLARCPGTKLVLSGYSQGGMVIHQAAAVLDRATMSKVSAVVIFGDPYSKRPISNIDASKVKIFCHEGDNICDNGPLVLWEHLNYAEDAEDAADFIISRI encoded by the exons ATGCGATttcccctcctcgccgtcctcgccgcggcCTCGGTCCTGGCCCATCCCGCGGACCTCCATGAGCTCGACGCCCGGAGCTGGCCGGACGTGACGGCCTTCCTCGCCAAGGTCGCCGCCCTCTTCCCCGTCAACGTGGCCATCCAGGAGATTTGCGGCGCCATcacggccgccgaggtcggcatAGCCACATTCTTTCGCATCCCGCTCGACCGGTACGACGGCTGCGGCGACGTCACCATGCTCTTCGCCCGGGGCACATGCGACgccggcaacgtcggcgTCCTCACGGGGCCCTGGTTCTTCAAGACgctcgccgacaagctgTGGTGGTCTCGACGGTCGCTCGCCGTTCAAGGCTTCGAGTACCcggccaccgtcgacggctacTTCAAGGGGTCCAAGGACAACGGATGGGTCTT TGCCAACGTCATCAAAAACAAGCTCGCGCGCTGTCCCGGCACGAAGCTCGTCCTCAGCGGTTACTCCCAGGGCGGCATGGTGATCcaccaggcggcggcggtcctCGACAGGGCGACCATGAGCAAGGtcagcgccgtcgtcatcttcggTGACCCTTACTCGAAGCGGCCGATCAGCAACATCGACGCATCCAAGGTGAAGATTTTTTGCCACGAAGGTGATAACATCTGCGACAACGGCCCGCTCGTCTTGTGGGAGCACTTGAACtatgccgaggacgccgaggatgcaGCGGATTTTATAATTTCCAGAATCTAA
- a CDS encoding Autophagy-related protein 22 encodes MTAPTPATGGWEIRSWYLYYVGSNGLALFNFGPTAMQNLLQQAANAESGSLAFAGRRRDVNSIVLLANGMSFALQAVLFLVIGAYADFGTCRSNVLLFWSVVAYATGFAWLAVHEPARWRVGVGLYIVGLVAYQMTLTYWTAAFPSLARNTAHIRESRLEFESGAIAMSELDRRDEKERSRLSNVAFWAQSIGEVVMLAAAVAIMFSLAVDDSTANNNWGLSVLIAFATACWLLLSMSWFALEKKRPGREIPQGQSLATVGFWQLREAATQIWQLKQSLIYLTGYFLLSDSLNTSVTVIATLQNEMVSYNTLTLTYLLLVGLVAQAVGIGTFWLVQQRLGLGAKTMFNAVMAAIVIIDAWGMVGNWTRRFGFHNVWEIWLYQAFYGLLVCPWYSYSQIIISSVTPKGHEFLFFSLFNIVGKSSSFIGPIVGSAMVDLSPGGSNKSAPFYFLFALSLISAVGIWIFLDLESSAREQDLFLYREHSHAAGAGDDGKSAVAVAKE; translated from the coding sequence ATGACGGCGCCAACACCGGCAACGGGTGGTTGGGAGATTCGATCGTGGTACCTCTACTACGTCGGCTCCAACGGCCTCGCCCTTTTCAACTTTGGCCCAACGGCCATGCAGAATCTTCTCCAGCAGGCGGCCAACGCCGAGTCAGGGTCGCTTGCGTTTGCCGGCCGGAGGCGCGACGTAAACAGCATCGTGCTTTTGGCCAACGGCATGTCCTTTGCCCTCCAGGCGGTCCTgttcctcgtcatcggcgcctATGCGGATTTTGGCACATGCCGCTCCAACGTGCTGCTATTTtggtccgtcgtcgcctaTGCAACGGGCTTCGCCTGGCTCGCCGTCCACGAGCCCGCGAGGTGGAGGGTCGGCGTGGGTCTCTACATCGTCGGCCTGGTCGCCTACCAGATGACGCTGACGTACTGGACGGCTGCATTTCCCTCGCTCGCGCGCAACACTGCTCACATCCGGGAGTCGCGCCTCGAGTTTGAGAgcggcgccatcgccatgtCGGAACTCGACCGCCGCGACGAGAAGGAGCGCAGCCGGCTCAGCAACGTTGCCTTTTGGGCCCAGTCgatcggcgaggtcgtcatgctcgccgccgccgtcgccatcatgttcagcctcgccgtcgacgatagCACGGCCAACAACAACTGGGGACTCTCGGTACTCATCGCCTTCGCCACCGCCTGCTGGCTCCTCCTCTCCATGTCCTGGTTCGCGCTCGAGAAGAAGCGGCCGGGGAGAGAGATCCCCCAAGGGCAAAgcctcgccaccgtcggcttCTGGCAGCTCCGCGAGGCCGCCACCCAGATCTGGCAGCTCAAGCAGAGCCTCATCTACCTGACCGGCTACTTCCTACTCAGCGACTCGCTCAACACGTCGGTGACGGTCATCGCGACGCTACAGAACGAAATGGTCAGCTATAACACGCTGACGCTGACGTACCTGCTCCtcgttggcctcgtcgcccaggcggtcggcatcggcaccttCTGGCTCGTCCAGcagcgtctcggcctcggcgcaaAGACCATGTTCaacgccgtcatggccgccatcgtcattATCGACGCGTGGGGTATGGTGGGCAACTGGACCCGTCGCTTTGGCTTCCACAACGTCTGGGAGATATGGCTGTACCAGGCCTTTTACGGCCTCCTCGTGTGCCCCTGGTACAGCTACTCGCAGATAATCATCAGCTCCGTGACGCCCAAAGGCCACGAGTTTCTCTTCTTCAGCCTCTTCAACATTGTGGGAAAGTCGTCCAGTTTCATCGGACCTATCGTGGGCAGCGCGATGGTGGACCTGTCACCTGGCGGCAGCAACAAGAGTGCGCCTTTTTACTTCCTCTTCGCTCTCAGCCTCATCAGCGCGGTAGGTATTTGGATCTTCCTGGATCTCGAGAGCAGCGCGAGGGAGCAGGATCTGTTCTTGTATAGGGAGCATTCACACGCCGCAGGAGCGGGAGACGACGGGAAGTCTGCCGTGGCGGTGGCGAAGGAATGA
- a CDS encoding acetyltransferase: MPSTAGSRMNQSGNGETANIARPAEELVDDKLTLRRWRADDADSLYAAASSSLAELGRWMPWAAKGYSKDDADRFLRFTTGAWDADEEYDYAIVDDGRVSGSCGLIRRIGPDALEIGYWLAADATGRGLATRAASLLVDAAFLLPVDRVQIRHDRRNVRSEAIPRRLGFRCLGQQASPAPPETDIVWQLDRPRKQAA, translated from the coding sequence ATGCCGTCCACAGCGGGGAGCAGGATGAACCAGAGCGGCAACGGTGAGACCGCCAACATAGCACGGCCAGCagaggagctcgtcgacgacaagctgACGCTCCGCCGGTggcgtgccgacgacgccgacagcctctacgccgccgcgagctcgtccctcgccgagctcggccggtGGATGCCGTGGGCGGCCAAGGGCTACTCCAAGGACGACGCTGACCGATTCCTACGCTTCACCACCGGCGCCTgggacgccgacgaagagTACGActacgccatcgtcgacgacggccgcgtcaGCGGCTCCTGCGGCTTGATCAGACGCATCGGCCCCGACGCTCTCGAGATTGGATactggctcgccgccgacgctaCCGGACGGGGTCTGGCCACTCGCGCCGCCTccttgctcgtcgacgccgcctttCTCTTGCCCGTCGACCGCGTCCAGATTCGACACGACAGGCGGAACGTCCGGAGCGAAGCTATTCCCCGCCGGCTCGGCTTCCGCTGCCTCGGCCAGCAGGCGAGCCCAGCTCCGCCGGAGACGGACATTGTGTGGCAGCTAGACCGACCGCGGAAGCAAGCGGCATGA
- a CDS encoding glycosyl transferase, which translates to MAHRMRTSVVADISIPRHILEISNASHTRRRSESDADNAVNGPVQQAVSNHVGRFLLGPAPRTASVALDGISPRGSRGRSLRIPSCADIPEEPAGGEGSDEEKRAAGRDDGEDDEAHPEPQVPQSALFSSLSSYSMSPPSSASVGGSFGQTPLQPSATHASSRHEEIMIAPDQHGSARRRSRRGTLADLYEKAKVRGKQLERKPTTQLVFEYCFYAFLVVLIYFLLIGIPLWKGAVHWLRDAMETVAVITGLVICITLTVIYAYAPLLILFEKDPPPAPELPTTEPGSDPNVQSTALLIPCYKSAQIVGPTLVAALKTFPPSHIFVIANGNSPTPLDETEEICRPYGVNHIWCPVGSKIVAQFVGCYAAKEFQNVLMIDDDCALPPNFPVVSDRLTDRIKSIGYTIKSVGPDASKGNLCQQAQDLEYKLAGLQRCFAGVIGSATFPHGAIALWDRDFLIKIFHDHPGFSVSEDWFFGHSCRRLGGRIKMCSAVFVETETPPAVFFSSGGSRGGFGEMTVFKQRFMRWNFFFVNGLWYNMGYIIGSWKLLWWEPGAKLFVFAEVFETIIYLLTPFVLPISLIIRPMFWGCVIAAVLVLYYVNVIIFNELHLRLKKERVGLGMITFYYTPLKVALTVVNVLSCYWSIYKYARYFAKRHPKVVEDENVVEVVLHLDEVSPEKTEIGPDGRRPGRSMSVTAVSTTVGN; encoded by the exons ATGGCTCACCGGATGAGAACGTCTGTGGTGGCAGACATCTCCATACCCAGACACATCCTCGAAATATCGAATGCCAGCCATACCCGGCGCCGTTCTGAATCAGATGCCGACAATGCCGTCAACGGCCCCGTTCAGCAAGCCGTCAGTAATCACGTCGGTCGGTTCCTCCTCGGTCCCGCTCCCCGGACGGCCAGCGTCGCTCTGGATGGTATCTCGCCACGTGGTAGCCGAGGCAGGTCTCTACGCATCCCAAGCTGTGCCGATATCCCCGAAGAGCCCGCCGGTGGCGAaggctcggacgaggagaagagggcggcgggccgggacgatggcgaggacgatgaggcCCATCCCGAACCGCAGGTACCACAGTCCGCCCTTTTTAGCTCGCTAAGCAGCTACTccatgtcgccgccgtcgagcgcttCCGTCGGCGGTTCCTTTGGACAAACGCCGTTGCAGCCTAGCGCTACTCATGCCAGCAGCCGGCACGAGGAAATCATGATCGCCCCCGACCAGCATGGATCCGCCCGGAGACGTAGCCGCAGGGGAACCCTGGCCGATCTCTACGAAAAGGCCAAGGTCAGAGGGAAGCAGCTCGAGAGAAAACCGACAACACAGCTGGTGTTTGAGTACTGCTTTTACGCCTTTCTCGTCGTCCTGATCTACTTTCTCCTCATCGGCATCCCGCTCTGGAAAGGGGCCGTCCACTGGCTTCGCGATGCCATGGAGACGGTCGCCGTCATCACTGGATTGGTCATCTGCATCACCCTCACCGTCAT ATACGCCTATGCCCCGTTGTTGATACTGTTTGAAAAggacccgccgccggcgccggagcTGCCGACCACGGAGCCGGGGAGCGACCCGAACGTTCAAAGCACCGCTCTGCTCATCCCCTGCTACAAGTCGGCCCAGATTGTCGGGCCGACCCTCGTGGCTGCCCTCAAGACCTTTCCGCCGTCGCACAtcttcgtcatcgccaacggcaactcgccgacgcccctGGACGAGACCGAGGAAATCTGCCGGCCGTACGGCGTCAATCACATATGGTGCCCAGTCGGCTCCAAGATCGTCGCTCAATTCGTCGGCTGCTACGCCGCCAAGGAGTTTCAAAACGTGCTCATGATCGACGATGACTGCGCGTTGCCGCCCAACTTTCCCGTCGTCAGCGATCGGCTGACGGACAGGATCAAGTCCATCGGCTACACCATCAAGAGCGTTGGTCCGGACGCATCAAAAGGCAATCTGTGCCAGCAAGCGCAGGATCTCGAGTACAAGCTTGCGGGTCTCCAGCGCTGCTTCGCTGGCGTCATCGGGAGCGCGACGTTCCCGCacggcgccatcgccctgTGGGATCGTGATTTCCTCATCAAGATCTTCCACGACCACCCGggcttctccgtctccgAGGATTGGTTCTTCGGCCACAGCTGCCGTCGGCTCGGGGGTCGCATCAAGATGTGctcggccgtcttcgtcgagaCTGAGACCCCgcccgccgtcttcttcagCTCTGGGGGCAGCCGTGGTGGCTTCGGGGAGATGACTGTGTTCAAGCAGAGATTCATGAGGTGGAACTTCTTCTTCGTCAACGGCTTGTGGTACAACATGGGCTACATCATCGGCAGTTGGAAGCTGCTCTGGTGGGAGCCCGGTGCCAAGCTGTTTGTTTTTGCCGAG GTGTTTGAAACGATCATATATCTGCTCACCCCTTTCGTCCTCCCCATCTCTCTCATCATCCGGCCCATGTTCTGGGGGTGCGTCATAGCAGCGGTGCTGGTGCTCTATTACGTCAACGTCATCATCTTCAACGAGCTACACCTGCGTCTCAAAAAGGAACGGGTAGGGTTAGGCATGATTACATTCTACTAC ACACCACTCAAGGTGGCGCTGACGGTTGTCAACGTCCTGAGCTGCTACTGGTCCATCTACAAGTACGCTCGATACTTTGCCAAACGACACCCCAAGgtggtcgaggacgagaacgTCGTCGAAGTCGTTCTCCACTTGGACGAGGTATCCCCAGAGAAGACGGAGATAGGGCCGGACGGAAGGCGGCCAGGCCGATCCATGAGCGTGACGGCGGTGAGCACCACGGTGGGCAACTAG